The stretch of DNA TCAAGTGTCCACGTGAGACTGGAACTGTCAAAGagctatataaatttaagaagACTGGAGTGTCGTGAATAGTAAGACTAAAATAAATGCAGCGATTTCGTGggtattttaaaaactaaaaaaaaaaaatattattgttattgtaaataaacattttttattatgaaaattattaccCAAATTGttacaagtagaaaaaaaaaaaaaaagataaaaataataatataaaaatatgaaatttaataaaataataattatatattcaatatatcaTGACATCAGACCATTGTTTCTGATGGTTCATTTTATGcacataaaattgattttcatcattttttaattctttgtaACATTTCAATATGACTGTATACTCTTTGTGTATGATTATCACTACGTTCAGAGCTATTACTGTCATCACAATAACCACTTGGATTACTTGATACACCATCAATACtattatcacaattatttttatcaatgtccatattattatcatcaacatcatcatgatTTTCACAATTATCAAATTCTTTGTATGGAAAAAATGTTGATGCTCTGTTACCACGACGTTTACGTTTACCTAAACGTGAATGAGTACTTGTTTCACTTTTAATACCTTTTCTAAATGTCAATGCaacttgttttaattttatttcatatttttgtacTCTACTTGATACTTGTTTTGGTGTACGATTACCCAATTCATTTGCAATTTTAGTCCATCTACGCATTTGAATTGTTTCTTCtggatatttttcaagtaaacgATCAAGTCTCATTTGTTCTTCATCTGTCCATGGTTGATTAAATGTTTCTGGTTTACTGTCATCAAATATTCTACCTCTAACAAgtcttttattatcatcaatttttttttcacatactGGTGCTGGTTCTTTGGGTCTTGTTTGTGGGCCCATTCTTGTATCACTACCATAAACAGTGTATTGgctaaaatcaatttttggaATATCTGGTATTTTACGACTACCTGGTAACTCTAGATGACAACCATCTTGTAATTGTTTTGCAAATGATAATGGATCATCAAGTGCTTTTTTACGCCAACTTATCAATGTGTCTAAATCTTCAAGTGATTTTATTCTCAGGGCTTCCAATGTTACTACTGTTTTTAAAAGAGATAAATAATCTTTGTTGTTTCTCAATGCCAAGTGATCagattcaaaataaaattcactgttttcatcttcttcttcttcttcgaTTTTTATATTCTCTTCAGTGATTGTTtccatttttgtttatactaaaaaaacaacaacaaagatatagtaaaatgtttatattaaaattaaaagatattaaaaaaaaaaataaacatattgtttattaattaacctGCAAAATTgaatgtttatattattttctgtcACACTGTCACACGTGTTGTTTATTGTGATTTGCTGCATTAACTAGATCAACTAGTTGGCTGACTGAATTTTACCAAATTTTACTTAACTTATTTAGATGGCAGCTcggtataattattacattatttttaatatttatatggaGATAAAAGATGGCAGCTCATCAATATTCCCAGATTttcaaatttgaaaatatatataatacatcgactactttttttttttttttaggctcattattattaaaattatatcttgAGAAATAAAGATAGCAGCCAggatttttttagtttaaattgttcaggatttttttctctatcagtcagtaaatttttaagacaaaCCTTctttgtatttgaaaaaaaatcctgaTAATTATCACGTACATTTACCCCCTTTTtcaatttagtaaatttattttgcttcTTTTCCaaagtttatttgatttttattttcttttcatcattaaataaaaaaaattaaaaattaaattgtttaatatttactatttttaataaataaattaattcaatttacttttatacttgtaagttttttaaataaaatatatattaaactcaattttttttacaaccatTAAGACAAGTTATAACTGAATAACATTCCTTAAATTCTTTTAAACAATCTTTTGTAAAATTAGCATTATGAGTAAGTATCAAACCAGCTTTTTTTGCACAAAttccagtaaaaaaaataccaccaaaatgaataaatgtttctgtcaatgaaatttcatataattttttagcaatatTAGTACTCATCACATAGCCCAATGAACTATccaaaaaaaatggataatatCGATCATTATATTCATAATCTGGTATATAcctaatggaaaaaaaaaaatatagacacatgaaaattaattacaagcATACTTGttgaattgataatttttttttaactctcaCTGACCATGGATCAGATGGATCCTTGACTGGCTCTTCCCATTCTCTCAAACGTCCCATCAACAATGATCTACCAGCTCTGTTATTTTCATGACTCAATATACTTtgaatcaaattaataatattaatataaacatcATCATTAGTTATCATAatgtattttacatttttattattacaattttttttaatccattttAATATCATTCCAACtcttattgttgaattataaatagaatcataaaaattttcttgaattatatctttaaatttacGAGAttcttgtttaatattttcctagaaaaatattataattataatttttataaataaattaataattataatttcaaatacttacattaataattgaattttttgatagaccgataaaaaaatttgttactATGTTGATGTAATCAAATTTTTGTCTCATCTCAATTGACACTCTTATGTTGTTTCGTCGATTAATATTTTCTGGATTtgatatcataataatattaataaatgtttttgatATATTACAGTTCCATCGaggttttaaaattattgtttcaatCTTGGGTTTTATATAGAGACTTAAATTTCTCGGTTTTTCAATAGGCCAGtcttctaaatattttaaaaatatatttcaattaatttaataaatatgtttgattattttttttttgtgaaatttgTACTTGCCATATTCAATCTTGGCTTTGTATTCATTGCCTTTTCTCGGTGATAATGTTACAAcgtaattttgtaaataaattatcatcaaaagtaaataaaaaatattaattgataaaaaattttttaactctcGTCTCATGATTTTATCGAGTTACttgtaaaatcaaaaattcatatagatttaattttaatttatgtattttttaaataaatatttatatacaaaattaatgattagtatatctttaaaattaatttgacctcaatttatgattttttttaaaacacctGCTTGTATCTAATGTGTTTGATGATTAAGTTGAAGcttatttgtcaataaaataaagctGATAAAGCcttgaaaaatgataatgttaatGACTGTTGACTTTTATCATGACGACTATTAAATTTACGAAATTTAATCAGTATTATATATGTGAGTAAGTTGATATACATAGATTCAAATgtgatgaaatattttgtaaactgaaaagtaaataatttattaatcttcAAACTACATATCTAAATTATAAATGCCAAAAATATCCCTcgagatttaaaataaagaaaaaaaatattaatatttattatctattatttttaatatataaatcttgtagttgaaatattaattaattaattcaattaattcattttattgatttagtAAGTATGAAACCAGCTTTTCTCCACCATTTGTCCACTATTTCTCtgaccatgggtcattttcggaAAAAAGGTGGAGAAAAGGCGGAGAAAGATAGATAAAAGACGGAGAAAAatttccaccagggaaaaACATATCAAAGTGACTAATTTATCAACATCTGTAAGTGATAAGGAACTACAAGAAGCTTTTGGAATTTTTGACACCGTGAAGAGGGCCTTGTTAAGAGATATTTGCATGGTCAAACAAAAGGCAAAGGCCTTGTCTAATATTCAACTTATGAAGCAGCTTTCACATAGCTGTAacaatatttcatcaaaaaaattattatatgaataCATTGTTAGAttcacaataatttatttttcggaACCAGATTCGTATAAACCGGGATTGTATACAATTATAAAGTGAGCTGTTCTCTGATTTATTGAAGCCTTTTTATTGGAGCCGAacatatttatgttttaataaaccaggaatcattaatttacaaaaaaaaaacaaaaaactgtCACTAAATAACAaacttatttttgttaattatattattaatttgttatttatattgttattgaattggtaattttttttttaactctcaCTGACCATTGATCAAATGGTTTCTTGACTGGCTGTTCCCAATCTTTCAAACGTCCCATCAACAATGAACCACcaactatatatttttcttgatcaaatatactctgaattaaattttcaatattaatatatatatcatcatgAGTTATCAtaatgtattttgtattttgacaattttttgtcACCCATTTTAGTATCATTCCATCtcttattgttgaattataaaatgaatcatCAAAGCTTTCTTGAATTATATCGTTATAATAGTCAGACTCTTGTTTCAATTCTTtctacaatattatatttatttattaatatcattttttttattattcattaattacaAATGTACTTACATTAATTGTAGAATTTTTCGATAGaccgatgaaaaaatttacaactaCATTATTGCCATTGTAGTTTTTCATCATGTCAATTGacattctaattttttttcgttgattgAGATTTTCAGGATTTGATGTCATAATGATACTGATAAATGTTTTCgttgtattaaaattcaaacgaGGTGTTAGTATTGTTGTTTCTGTCTCGGGTTGTATGTAATCACTCaaatttcttgatttttcGATTGGCCATTCTtctgaatatttataaaataataaattcaattgactcaaaaattaattatgaaaaattataataaagttATTCAATAAGTTTCccatgattttcatttttaaaaaattgtttgattatCAGCACAGTCATTAATGCAatcattaaacaatatttttttaaattttaaaatatttataaataataataataaaaataggaaACTGACACTTACCGTATTCAATTCTCATTCTGtactcattatttttattctttggcATTGCCGTAACTATATTttgtgaataaattattaccaaaagcaaataaaacaaattattcaatagAAAATCTTTCAGCTTTTGTACCAtgattttagaatttttttttactttttttttttgtaaaatttaaaattaatacacgAGGATAATTAGagcaatttattaaaaaatactaaataatatattacgataaaataattcgactttcaatttgttttttggcTGGCAGCTGCTTGTAAGCTGTAATGTTTAACTCGTGTATTTGTTGAggtgttaaaatattattcgcgtaaaaaatgaaataataatcaccAAAAATACGTGgctgataataattgataaattttttttattaccaaacAAATGTggctatttttctttttattacttAAGGCTTTTTTTGTCGTTAAAATATAGAacagagataaataaaataaataaaaaatttaaaaaatcaacaaaaaaaaattactatttattgcACAAATATACTTTgccatattaaataatttttttttccaatttattaataatttacaaaattattaagttaacatctgaattatttgttttaaaaaattataataaaattataataattataatacaaaaattaatttgatacaataattattatcatcaaaataagcTGCCAactttaaatagaaaaaaaaaaatcgaaaacaggtattttattaattaaataaataaacaaatattaaatatgttcaagtttgttttttaataaagtacTCACTCGATGGTACAACATTTAAACGATAATGAACTCAACATGCTggtgttgataaattaa from Aphidius gifuensis isolate YNYX2018 linkage group LG4, ASM1490517v1, whole genome shotgun sequence encodes:
- the LOC122854060 gene encoding ZZ-type zinc finger-containing protein 3; translation: METITEENIKIEEEEEDENSEFYFESDHLALRNNKDYLSLLKTVVTLEALRIKSLEDLDTLISWRKKALDDPLSFAKQLQDGCHLELPGSRKIPDIPKIDFSQYTVYGSDTRMGPQTRPKEPAPVCEKKIDDNKRLVRGRIFDDSKPETFNQPWTDEEQMRLDRLLEKYPEETIQMRRWTKIANELGNRTPKQVSSRVQKYEIKLKQVALTFRKGIKSETSTHSRLGKRKRRGNRASTFFPYKEFDNCENHDDVDDNNMDIDKNNCDNSIDGVSSNPSGYCDDSNSSERSDNHTQRVYSHIEMLQRIKK